A single Dechloromonas denitrificans DNA region contains:
- a CDS encoding ABC transporter substrate-binding protein, translating into MNVPFKNSRRQFIQGAGLLGLSLAGPAFAAPQTVTVVTSYADEFVSRIEAAFEKAYPQYRLRVVWRMPNDAAPYLQQPGHGGADVYWSASPRTFARLATAGVWRKLPIDRQALPDHVGQTELADPAGFYTASEIAGFGFVVAPSALAARGLPLPTDWDDLTDPRLAGLIALPVPARVGFAPPMVEIVLQAYGWQRGWALWSEISANARQVDRGSTFVTDEITAGRCAVGLSIDFFVNSAIANGAPLSFIYPRHTGLNPAHVAVTRDCANPDGAAAFVNFLLSTGGQKLLAHPDIRRLPIRPDAYAGLPKTSFNPFAAAAAGGLQFDSAAARPRLATSASLFQQMLIEPHDELTGLWRRLQAAEQAGKPVPAVRTLLSTPPLDEAAANDPALHRLIGQRLEGENPGTPTPAEIAWSAAASRNRTAARQLLEEAGA; encoded by the coding sequence ATGAACGTCCCTTTCAAGAACAGCCGCCGGCAATTCATCCAGGGCGCCGGCCTGCTCGGCCTGAGCCTGGCCGGCCCAGCTTTCGCCGCGCCGCAGACCGTGACCGTCGTCACCAGCTACGCGGACGAATTCGTCTCGCGGATCGAAGCCGCTTTCGAAAAGGCTTACCCGCAATACCGCCTGCGCGTCGTCTGGCGCATGCCGAACGATGCCGCGCCCTACCTGCAGCAGCCCGGCCACGGCGGCGCCGACGTCTACTGGTCGGCCTCGCCGCGCACCTTTGCCCGCCTCGCCACGGCGGGCGTCTGGCGCAAGCTGCCGATCGACCGCCAGGCGCTGCCCGACCATGTCGGCCAGACCGAGCTGGCCGACCCGGCCGGCTTCTACACGGCCAGCGAAATCGCCGGCTTCGGCTTTGTCGTTGCGCCGTCCGCGCTGGCCGCCCGCGGCCTGCCGCTGCCGACCGACTGGGACGACCTGACCGATCCGCGCCTGGCCGGGCTGATCGCCCTGCCCGTCCCGGCCCGGGTCGGCTTCGCCCCGCCGATGGTCGAAATCGTCCTCCAGGCCTACGGCTGGCAGCGCGGCTGGGCGCTGTGGAGCGAAATTTCGGCCAATGCCCGCCAGGTCGACCGCGGCTCGACCTTCGTGACCGATGAGATCACCGCCGGCCGCTGCGCCGTTGGCTTGTCGATCGATTTCTTCGTCAATTCGGCGATTGCCAACGGGGCGCCGCTCAGCTTCATCTACCCGCGCCACACCGGCCTCAATCCGGCCCATGTCGCCGTCACCCGCGATTGTGCCAACCCCGACGGCGCCGCCGCCTTCGTCAATTTCCTGCTGTCGACGGGCGGCCAGAAGCTGCTCGCTCACCCGGACATCCGCCGCCTGCCGATCCGACCCGACGCCTATGCCGGCTTGCCGAAAACCTCCTTCAACCCCTTTGCCGCAGCCGCTGCCGGCGGCCTGCAATTCGACAGCGCCGCCGCCCGCCCGCGCCTGGCCACGTCGGCCAGCCTGTTCCAGCAGATGCTGATCGAACCGCACGACGAATTGACCGGGCTGTGGCGCCGCCTGCAGGCAGCCGAGCAGGCCGGCAAGCCAGTGCCGGCCGTCCGCACCTTGCTCAGCACGCCGCCGCTCGACGAAGCCGCCGCCAACGATCCGGCCCTTCACCGCCTGATCGGCCAGCGCCTGGAAGGCGAAAACCCCGGCACACCGACGCCGGCGGAAATCGCCTGGAGCGCCGCCGCCAGCCGCAACCGCACGGCGGCCCGCCAACTACTCGAGGAGGCCGGAGCATGA
- a CDS encoding DUF2478 domain-containing protein, translating to MNHLIKPAIAAVVQRDNGGIDDLVAGFAISLINRGWRVRGLVQEMHQGRHGCAFSLVDLDDGKLYPITHDLGQHSTSCRLDTAGIAEASAVLRRIAEEGANLAVFNRFSGLEAHGEGFSAEMLEIMSREIPCLCVVPEKHLAAWRQFTGGLAIELEGNRAALESWFFATPVQPSATGVHMPFIGRTKTLHQTGEHA from the coding sequence ATGAACCACCTGATCAAGCCCGCCATTGCCGCCGTCGTGCAACGCGACAACGGCGGTATCGACGACCTCGTCGCCGGCTTCGCCATTTCCCTGATCAACCGCGGCTGGCGGGTTCGCGGCCTGGTCCAGGAGATGCACCAGGGCCGGCACGGCTGCGCGTTTTCGCTGGTCGATCTCGACGACGGCAAGCTCTACCCGATCACCCACGACCTCGGCCAGCATTCCACTTCCTGCCGCCTCGACACCGCCGGCATCGCCGAGGCCAGCGCGGTTTTGCGCCGCATCGCCGAGGAAGGAGCCAATCTCGCCGTCTTCAACCGTTTTTCCGGACTGGAAGCGCATGGCGAAGGCTTCAGCGCCGAGATGCTGGAGATCATGAGCCGGGAGATTCCCTGCCTGTGCGTCGTGCCGGAAAAGCATCTGGCAGCCTGGCGCCAATTTACCGGCGGGCTGGCAATAGAACTCGAAGGCAACCGTGCCGCGCTGGAAAGCTGGTTTTTCGCGACACCGGTCCAGCCATCGGCAACGGGCGTTCACATGCCGTTCATCGGTCGGACAAAAACACTGCATCAGACGGGAGAACACGCATGA